In one Chionomys nivalis chromosome 13, mChiNiv1.1, whole genome shotgun sequence genomic region, the following are encoded:
- the Omd gene encoding osteomodulin, with protein MGFLSPIHVLFFCFGVRVYCQYEAYQWDEEYDQEPNEGYEPEFQFHQNIDYGVPFYQNILGCAKECFCPTSFPTSMYCDNRKLKTIPNIPMHIQQLYLQFNDIEAVPANSFINATHLKEINLSHNKIKSQKIDYGVFAKLSNLQQLHLEHNNLEEFPLPLPKSLERLLLGYNEISRLQTNAMDGLENLTMLDLCYNHLSDSVLKEKNLSKMEKLMQLNLCNNRLESMPPGLPSSLMYLSLENNSISSIPDNYFDKLPKLNALRMSHNKLKDIPYDIFNLSNLIELNVGHNKLKQAFYIPRNLEHLYLQNNEIENINVTMMCPSTDLLHHRHLTYLRVDQNKLKEPISSYIFFCFPHIHSIYYGEQRSTDGETIQLKTQVFRRYEEEEEEEEEEEEEEEIHDGQDNILEGQEVPEEHSNSHYYEMQGWQETI; from the exons ATGGGCTTTTTAAGTCCAATACatgtccttttcttctgttttggagTTAGAGTATATTGCCAATACGAAGCTTATCAATGGGATGAAGAGTATGACCAAGAGCCAAATGAGGGTTATGAGCCAGAATTCCAGTTTCATCAAAATATTGACTATGGAGTACCCTTTTATCAGAATATTTTAGGTTGTGCTAAGGAATGCTTTTGCCCAACTAGCTTTCCAACATCGATGTACTGTGACAATCGTAAACTCAAGACTATTCCAAATATTCCAATGCACATTCAGCAACTCTACCTTCAGTTCAATGACATCGAGGCTGTGCCTGCAAATTCATTCATCAATGCAACCCATCTTAAGGAAATTAACCTCAGccacaataaaattaaatctcaAAAGATTGATTATGGTGTGTTTGCTAAACTTTCAAATCTACAACAACTTCATCTAGAGCACAACAACTTAGAagaatttccacttcctcttcctaaaTCTCTGGAAAGACTCCTTCTTGGTTATAATGAAATCTCCAGACTTCAAACAAATGCCATGGATGGACTGGAAAATCTGACTATGCTTGATCTCTGCTATAATCATCTTTCTGATTCAGtgttaaaagaaaagaacctttcaaaaatggaaaaactgaTGCAGCTCAACCTATGTAATAACAGATTAGAATCAATGCCCCCTGGACTGCCTTCCTCACTTATGTACCTATCTTTAGAAAATAATTCAATTTCATCTATACCAGACAATTATTTTGACAAACTTCCAAAACTTAATGCTCTAAGAATGTCACATAACAAACTGAAAGACATTCCATATGATATATTTAATCTTTCCAACCTTATAGAACTCAATGTTGGACACAATAAATTGAAGCAAGCATTCTACATTCCAAGGAATTTGGAACATCTATACctacaaaataatgaaatagaaa ATATCAATGTGACAATGATGTGTCCTTCTACTGACCTACTACACCATCGCCATTTAACATACCTTCGAGTGGACCAAAATAAGCTGAAAGAACCAATAAGTTCATACATCTTCTTCTGCTTCCCTCATATACACAGTATTTACTATGGTGAACAAAGGAGCACTGATGGTGAAACAATACAACTAAAGACCCAAGTTTTCAGGAGatatgaagaggaggaggaggaggaagaggaggaggaggaggaggaggaaatccATGATGGTCAGGACAACATTCTCGAGGGACAAGAAGTACCAGAAGAACACTCTAATTCTCATTATTATGAAATGCAAGGATGGCAGGAAACTATATAG